In Oceaniferula marina, the following proteins share a genomic window:
- a CDS encoding glycoside hydrolase family 2 protein: MTTDNNDFFAHVASRDNQRVTQDLYEPQPPVLDRVGIPAHPSPSAAPAYETIQDEFQLKHELKLLRAKMLPFMQNHAPELPRYRKSLNLSAFDWREECEADKADFVDQVINGQGEWEKVTIPHYGPPMGKATTFYRTTVEMDAEDLAIGSTFLCFKGVDYEAHVYLNGAYVGSHEGFFAPFELDVSKWARAGENVLLVRVDNDAINMGNRSWGNPEWEGDKIYGATGPGWDDPNGGWHHCPPGMGIYQDVKVEFRPTVFIHDLYVRPLVEQSSVELWVEVYNTESTARHLDLQYSIHGKNFKQENIAEGTYAPVVRNQPGFGDMVKPNDHKLLPMMCGSGVNYFKIEVSLPDVRRWTLEQPWLYQLHLTLTDQQGETAVDSASQHFGMRTFCSDEEQEPKGRMFFNDEEIRLRGTNTMGHLQQCVIKKDWDQLIDDILLAKLCNMNFFRMTQRPVQPEIYEHFDQLGILSQSDFPMFGNLRRNQYDEALRQVREMERLLRSHPSCVIISYMNEPFPNGDSKPHRNLDFEEMRAWYDMADQVVRQANPDRVIKAVDGDYDPPSPGIADRHCYNMWYGNHGIDFGKMHRGFWQVSKKGWAHGCGEFGVEGLDSEEVMNAHYPAAWMEAVDGDGNWVPDPIPYNQTHKFHHLWYETPKGGAPAWVAKSHDFQAMALRHIGESFRRDNLCVTCAVHLFIDAFPSNWMKTIMDYHRKPKGGYFGIREAFSPLAVSLRTDRFSFYAGEACSMEAWVANDTALNGDGYRLHYQVVNVDGELLASGGQPLCLQACKANYEGDVQFEVPSEIGERAEVRVLLTLVDPDGKAVHQCSQPLVVMPKPSLETLNLYYLSGGEDLEGQRILEALGVQSTKSISEAETILVDSLEVYQAHEESLLKEAHSGKRLVLLSLPSGEHQIAGLDIEIMSAGMAERHTVSRDTGHSVVAGLAENDMRFWYDEDKGYITPFCRNVISPHAGIKPMLVSATGTSGHGGVEEWTSVLVAGEIEYGEGSIYLNQIDLGNRLKTNCAAGTFAAALLSIRQVKKSPDPQGCLV, from the coding sequence ATGACCACGGACAATAATGATTTTTTTGCTCATGTCGCCAGCCGCGATAATCAGAGGGTAACTCAGGATTTGTATGAGCCTCAACCTCCTGTGTTAGATCGAGTGGGTATCCCTGCACATCCTTCGCCAAGTGCGGCCCCAGCTTATGAAACTATTCAGGATGAATTCCAGCTCAAGCATGAGCTCAAGCTTCTCCGAGCCAAAATGCTTCCTTTTATGCAGAATCATGCGCCGGAGTTGCCTCGCTACAGAAAGTCGCTGAATCTTTCCGCGTTCGACTGGCGTGAAGAGTGTGAGGCTGACAAGGCTGACTTCGTTGATCAGGTGATCAATGGTCAGGGTGAGTGGGAGAAAGTGACCATTCCCCATTATGGTCCTCCAATGGGTAAGGCCACAACCTTCTACCGGACAACCGTAGAGATGGATGCCGAGGATCTTGCCATTGGCAGCACCTTTCTGTGTTTTAAGGGAGTGGATTATGAAGCCCATGTCTATCTGAATGGTGCCTATGTCGGTAGCCATGAGGGATTTTTCGCACCGTTTGAGTTGGATGTCAGTAAATGGGCGCGTGCGGGTGAGAATGTGCTGCTTGTTCGGGTCGACAACGATGCGATTAACATGGGGAACCGATCATGGGGAAATCCCGAGTGGGAAGGTGATAAAATTTACGGCGCGACAGGTCCGGGGTGGGACGATCCAAACGGAGGCTGGCACCACTGCCCTCCGGGGATGGGGATCTATCAGGATGTAAAGGTGGAGTTTCGTCCGACGGTATTTATCCATGATCTTTACGTGCGGCCGCTCGTCGAGCAGAGCAGCGTGGAGCTGTGGGTTGAGGTTTATAATACAGAGTCGACAGCAAGGCATCTGGATCTGCAATACAGCATTCACGGCAAGAACTTCAAGCAGGAGAACATCGCCGAGGGAACGTATGCCCCGGTGGTTCGGAATCAGCCTGGCTTCGGAGACATGGTGAAGCCAAACGACCACAAGCTGTTGCCGATGATGTGTGGTTCCGGGGTGAACTATTTCAAGATTGAAGTTTCCTTGCCGGACGTTCGTAGGTGGACCTTGGAGCAGCCGTGGCTGTATCAATTACACCTTACACTCACAGACCAGCAGGGAGAGACTGCCGTGGACAGTGCAAGCCAGCATTTTGGGATGCGTACTTTTTGTTCAGATGAGGAACAGGAGCCCAAAGGCCGTATGTTCTTTAATGACGAGGAGATTCGTCTCAGGGGAACCAACACCATGGGGCACCTTCAACAATGTGTCATCAAAAAGGATTGGGATCAGTTGATCGACGATATTCTGCTCGCAAAACTGTGTAACATGAACTTCTTCCGGATGACGCAGCGTCCTGTGCAGCCGGAGATCTATGAGCATTTTGATCAACTGGGTATTTTGTCTCAGAGTGATTTTCCGATGTTTGGAAATTTGCGTAGAAACCAATATGACGAGGCTCTACGTCAGGTCCGCGAGATGGAGCGATTGCTTCGTTCCCATCCTTCTTGTGTGATCATCAGCTATATGAATGAGCCGTTTCCGAACGGGGACTCCAAACCCCACCGTAATCTTGATTTTGAGGAGATGCGAGCATGGTATGACATGGCGGATCAGGTGGTTCGCCAGGCCAATCCGGACCGGGTGATCAAAGCGGTGGACGGGGATTATGATCCACCGTCGCCGGGGATTGCCGACCGCCATTGCTACAATATGTGGTATGGCAATCATGGGATTGATTTTGGCAAGATGCATCGTGGATTTTGGCAGGTGAGTAAAAAAGGTTGGGCCCATGGATGTGGAGAGTTTGGTGTCGAGGGACTGGACTCCGAAGAAGTCATGAATGCCCATTATCCCGCTGCATGGATGGAGGCTGTTGATGGCGATGGCAACTGGGTGCCTGACCCTATTCCTTATAATCAGACACACAAGTTTCACCATCTCTGGTATGAAACACCGAAAGGTGGGGCTCCGGCGTGGGTGGCAAAAAGCCATGATTTCCAAGCAATGGCGTTACGCCATATCGGGGAGTCGTTCCGGCGTGATAACCTCTGTGTGACTTGTGCTGTGCACTTATTTATTGATGCCTTCCCGTCGAATTGGATGAAGACCATCATGGACTATCACCGTAAACCCAAAGGCGGGTATTTTGGTATCAGAGAAGCTTTTTCTCCTTTGGCCGTCAGCCTGCGCACGGATCGATTCTCGTTCTATGCTGGAGAAGCATGTTCTATGGAAGCTTGGGTTGCCAATGATACGGCACTGAATGGTGATGGCTATCGCCTGCACTATCAAGTCGTCAATGTTGATGGTGAATTGTTAGCCTCAGGTGGTCAGCCGCTATGCCTGCAAGCTTGCAAGGCAAACTATGAGGGTGATGTGCAATTTGAGGTGCCAAGTGAGATCGGCGAGCGTGCTGAAGTTCGGGTTCTGTTGACCTTGGTTGACCCGGATGGCAAGGCCGTGCATCAGTGTTCTCAACCATTGGTGGTCATGCCTAAGCCAAGTTTGGAAACATTGAATTTGTATTATCTCTCCGGTGGCGAGGACCTTGAAGGACAGCGTATTCTTGAGGCTCTCGGTGTTCAGTCTACCAAATCTATCAGCGAAGCTGAAACCATCTTGGTCGATTCGCTTGAGGTGTATCAGGCTCATGAGGAGTCGTTGCTTAAGGAAGCGCATTCTGGGAAGCGGCTGGTTCTATTGTCGCTTCCCTCAGGAGAACACCAGATCGCAGGGCTAGATATCGAAATTATGTCCGCCGGCATGGCGGAGCGTCACACGGTTTCCAGAGACACGGGGCATTCGGTGGTTGCAGGGCTTGCGGAAAACGATATGCGATTCTGGTATGATGAGGACAAGGGCTACATCACGCCATTCTGCCGGAACGTGATCAGCCCTCATGCCGGGATCAAACCCATGTTGGTTTCAGCTACGGGAACGAGTGGGCATGGCGGTGTCGAAGAATGGACATCGGTGTTGGTTGCCGGTGAAATCGAATATGGCGAAGGATCGATCTATTTGAATCAGATCGACCTAGGCAATCGACTGAAAACCAATTGTGCCGCAGGAACATTCGCTGCCGCACTTTTATCCATACGTCAGGTGAAAAAGAGCCCCGATCCTCAAGGGTGCCTTGTATAG
- a CDS encoding alpha-galactosidase yields the protein MTNQMTPDLQIVVGSHGIDVSLKFAVESADAGAEWVEQGKRWVCLSPQLHCEVCLSQLGDHCVYELRVSNCGDRPVAIQGMSLGPDRVKWTRGLDQPHALYALHPRVTGVNDYDADEVLGLPPLAALPKDEWHALSERCAELPHLEALVLTDAWDRPSLVEGPLSQNHAHQRKRVRWTGAGQIDFESTYRFMGIRERVLAPGESIAESGFIQCLPNGDLNNALRDYLDALVASTGTRAPLNPLVDQRFFCTWNNYIYWEANQEEILPSVRKVKEKLPAVQWYLLDDGYMVSQGSSSKLERKENGERIHSLERELPWFHHCPGISFLFDGGEGVDDEKFPDGLDGFARKVKSLGMRPGIWIGMETSRYAPVAVKHPDWFIDIGHESHLLPDLSVPEVRVQMEKAFSILFHDWGFEAVKIDFVTHLTDHPKLNYRYQEKSGAELRRWLFSTVREYLPEDGFISLACWLCMGSPWIAPWVDSYRDSMDARDGNWQTVLSNVRWSILPALSGGSGQPIPDADSVSVFKGLEKQAMQTWVNYARVGGMVLEAGGDLLRWSDKEAAQVNDSLIDGQAGGRVYFADTTFWSRDGLPCASYRALDDESYILGLYNWQDHETNVSPDWVGPIGACSKFISLLTEEVLSRDDLTHYRLPARGSALFRAI from the coding sequence ATGACGAATCAAATGACTCCGGATCTCCAGATTGTAGTAGGCTCACATGGTATCGATGTGTCGTTGAAGTTTGCTGTGGAATCGGCGGATGCCGGTGCAGAGTGGGTGGAGCAGGGGAAACGTTGGGTCTGTTTGTCCCCTCAACTTCACTGTGAAGTATGCTTGAGTCAGCTGGGTGACCATTGTGTCTATGAACTCCGGGTTTCCAACTGTGGAGATCGGCCTGTTGCGATTCAGGGTATGAGCCTGGGGCCGGATCGCGTGAAATGGACGCGTGGCTTGGACCAACCGCATGCACTTTATGCGTTGCATCCCCGGGTGACGGGTGTCAATGATTACGATGCGGATGAGGTGTTGGGCTTGCCCCCGCTTGCTGCATTACCGAAGGACGAGTGGCATGCCTTGAGTGAGCGCTGTGCCGAGTTGCCCCACCTTGAGGCTTTGGTTCTGACCGATGCTTGGGACCGCCCGTCCCTGGTCGAAGGCCCACTGAGCCAGAATCACGCGCATCAGCGGAAACGGGTGCGCTGGACAGGGGCGGGTCAGATCGATTTCGAGAGCACCTATCGGTTTATGGGCATTCGCGAACGGGTCTTGGCTCCGGGAGAATCCATTGCCGAATCAGGTTTTATCCAGTGTCTGCCGAATGGTGATTTGAACAACGCGCTGCGCGATTATTTGGATGCTTTGGTGGCATCCACTGGAACGCGAGCTCCTCTCAACCCGCTGGTTGATCAACGGTTCTTCTGCACTTGGAATAATTACATTTACTGGGAAGCGAATCAGGAAGAAATCCTGCCATCCGTTCGTAAGGTTAAAGAGAAGCTTCCGGCCGTGCAGTGGTATCTGCTCGATGACGGCTACATGGTTTCGCAAGGGTCATCCTCGAAGCTGGAGCGTAAGGAAAATGGTGAACGTATCCATAGCCTGGAGCGGGAGTTGCCGTGGTTTCATCATTGCCCCGGGATATCGTTTCTTTTCGATGGTGGCGAGGGGGTTGATGATGAAAAATTTCCGGACGGGTTGGACGGCTTCGCCCGCAAGGTGAAGAGCTTGGGTATGCGTCCGGGGATTTGGATCGGAATGGAGACCTCGCGTTACGCCCCAGTGGCGGTTAAGCACCCGGATTGGTTTATTGATATCGGGCATGAGTCCCACCTGTTACCCGACTTGTCTGTTCCCGAGGTTCGAGTTCAGATGGAGAAGGCCTTTAGCATTTTGTTTCACGATTGGGGGTTTGAGGCGGTGAAGATTGATTTTGTTACGCATCTAACTGATCACCCGAAGTTGAATTACCGATACCAGGAGAAGAGCGGGGCGGAGTTGAGGCGGTGGTTGTTTTCCACTGTGCGGGAGTATCTGCCCGAGGATGGATTTATTTCACTCGCCTGCTGGCTTTGTATGGGGTCTCCTTGGATTGCCCCCTGGGTGGATAGTTATCGGGACTCGATGGATGCCCGCGATGGCAATTGGCAAACCGTGCTGAGCAATGTGCGTTGGAGTATCCTACCAGCTCTGAGTGGTGGCTCCGGTCAGCCGATTCCCGATGCTGATAGCGTGAGTGTTTTCAAGGGGCTGGAGAAACAAGCCATGCAAACCTGGGTGAACTATGCGCGTGTCGGAGGCATGGTGCTTGAGGCGGGAGGTGATCTCTTGCGTTGGAGCGACAAAGAGGCGGCGCAGGTCAATGATAGCCTTATCGACGGGCAAGCGGGTGGTCGGGTATATTTTGCGGATACAACGTTTTGGTCACGCGATGGACTACCATGTGCCAGCTACCGTGCGCTTGATGATGAGAGCTACATCCTCGGACTCTATAACTGGCAGGATCATGAGACGAACGTCAGCCCCGATTGGGTCGGTCCTATTGGAGCATGCTCAAAATTCATCTCACTGCTAACCGAGGAGGTGCTTTCACGTGATGATCTTACCCATTATCGACTACCTGCACGCGGTAGCGCCCTCTTTCGTGCAATCTAA
- a CDS encoding DUF5703 domain-containing protein has protein sequence MIKSENPGAKWFLRLAAAFVFQTVALGVDASPEELDRFTVHWQSPSKNDSGTMPIGNGDLAANVWVEPSGDLLFYLSKSDAWSGNGRLLKLGKVRLKLEPGLIAKDAVFSQKLDLATGTIRIQTRGVNIAFWIDAHRPLVHVEVDSEKEHHAAVTFEPWRTKQRVLKGKETHSAYGLLKGPPVTVEPDKVLPSKNHSIRWFHRNQKSCYDVTLKNQHLGHLIEKYPDPLMGRTFGGMIHARGMVQRDDRTLATKNPVKQLHLQIHALTAQTETEQEWLDQLTKRKSEHDAKPLAEARQAHQAWWKQFWNRSWIYISETGAEEKQPNPSSDAYRVTQAYVLQRWINACAGRGKFPIKFNGSLFTVTGKDGGTWDPDYRRWGGCYWWQNTRLPYWSMLSSGDFDMMQPLWQQYTRVLPLLKDRVKAYYKHDGAYFSETMYFWGTFNNANFGWGNPDVHTENKYVRRYWQSGIELTMMMLDYYDHTRDDAFVKQAIIPVGEAVTTFYDEHYKRGEDGKILFDPAQSLETWQKSKNPTPVIVGLKVVIGRLLALDHGLTSVDQRKRWESILNALPEIPTKKQGGKEWILPGETYSHKQNTENTELYAIFPYRYYGLHQKDLDVAKETWRRRQIKRTGGWSQDAIKAGLLGLSKEAKGYIVSNAKRKHSGSRFPAFWGPNFDWIPDQDHGTVTMTAIQRMLLQTDEEEIYLIPAWPEGWNASFKLHAPDNTTVEACVKDGKVTHLKVQPESRKQDVIIKSAQ, from the coding sequence ATGATCAAATCAGAAAATCCAGGAGCCAAGTGGTTTCTACGTTTGGCCGCCGCGTTTGTGTTTCAGACGGTAGCGCTTGGTGTCGATGCCTCACCGGAGGAACTCGACCGTTTTACGGTGCATTGGCAAAGCCCGAGTAAGAATGACAGTGGGACGATGCCGATCGGTAATGGGGATCTTGCCGCCAACGTGTGGGTTGAGCCGAGTGGTGACTTGCTCTTTTACCTGAGTAAGTCGGACGCATGGAGTGGTAATGGGCGCTTGCTCAAATTAGGCAAGGTGCGTTTGAAGCTGGAGCCGGGGCTGATTGCCAAAGATGCCGTGTTTTCCCAGAAGCTGGATTTGGCGACGGGCACGATCCGCATTCAGACAAGGGGCGTGAACATTGCTTTTTGGATCGATGCACACCGTCCCCTTGTGCATGTTGAAGTCGATAGCGAGAAAGAGCATCATGCTGCCGTTACCTTTGAACCGTGGAGAACCAAACAGCGAGTCCTCAAGGGGAAGGAAACCCATAGTGCTTATGGTCTTCTCAAAGGGCCTCCCGTAACCGTGGAACCCGACAAGGTCCTGCCATCGAAGAACCATAGCATCCGCTGGTTTCACCGGAATCAAAAGTCTTGTTATGATGTGACATTGAAAAATCAGCATCTGGGTCATCTGATAGAAAAGTATCCGGATCCGCTGATGGGCCGCACCTTTGGAGGTATGATTCACGCGAGAGGCATGGTGCAGAGGGATGATCGGACGCTGGCGACAAAAAATCCGGTGAAACAACTCCATCTGCAGATTCATGCTCTGACGGCCCAGACAGAAACCGAACAAGAGTGGCTGGATCAGTTGACCAAGCGTAAATCTGAACACGACGCGAAACCCTTGGCTGAGGCTCGCCAAGCGCATCAGGCGTGGTGGAAGCAGTTTTGGAATCGTAGCTGGATCTACATTTCTGAGACGGGAGCTGAGGAAAAACAGCCAAACCCATCCAGTGATGCTTACCGGGTGACACAGGCGTATGTGTTGCAGCGGTGGATCAATGCCTGTGCGGGTAGGGGCAAGTTTCCGATCAAGTTCAATGGTTCGCTCTTTACGGTCACAGGTAAGGACGGAGGAACCTGGGATCCTGATTACCGGCGGTGGGGTGGATGCTACTGGTGGCAGAATACCCGCTTGCCGTATTGGTCGATGTTGAGCTCCGGAGACTTTGACATGATGCAACCACTTTGGCAGCAATACACGAGGGTTTTGCCACTACTCAAAGACAGGGTGAAGGCCTATTACAAACATGACGGTGCTTATTTTTCAGAAACCATGTATTTCTGGGGGACGTTCAACAACGCCAATTTTGGTTGGGGCAACCCAGATGTTCATACGGAGAACAAATACGTTCGGCGCTATTGGCAGAGTGGGATTGAATTGACCATGATGATGCTCGATTATTACGACCACACAAGGGACGATGCCTTTGTTAAACAGGCGATCATTCCTGTGGGTGAGGCCGTAACCACTTTTTATGATGAGCACTACAAACGGGGTGAAGACGGGAAAATTCTGTTTGATCCGGCTCAGAGTTTGGAAACCTGGCAAAAGTCAAAAAATCCAACGCCGGTCATCGTTGGTCTGAAAGTGGTCATCGGTCGGTTGTTAGCCTTGGACCATGGGCTGACTTCTGTCGATCAGCGAAAGAGGTGGGAAAGTATTTTGAATGCCCTTCCTGAGATTCCTACCAAGAAGCAGGGCGGCAAGGAATGGATCCTTCCCGGGGAAACCTATTCACATAAGCAGAACACGGAAAACACCGAACTCTACGCAATTTTCCCTTATCGATATTATGGGTTGCATCAAAAGGATTTGGATGTCGCCAAAGAAACGTGGCGCCGCCGTCAGATCAAACGGACCGGCGGGTGGTCACAGGATGCGATCAAAGCCGGATTGCTTGGACTGTCTAAGGAGGCGAAAGGGTATATTGTGAGCAATGCGAAAAGAAAGCATTCGGGGAGCCGTTTCCCCGCATTCTGGGGGCCGAACTTCGATTGGATCCCGGACCAGGATCATGGCACGGTGACGATGACGGCCATTCAGCGTATGCTATTACAGACTGATGAGGAGGAAATCTATTTGATTCCGGCATGGCCGGAGGGGTGGAATGCTTCTTTCAAGTTGCACGCACCGGACAATACCACGGTTGAAGCCTGCGTAAAGGACGGGAAAGTGACGCATCTCAAGGTGCAGCCCGAGTCGAGGAAGCAGGATGTGATCATCAAAAGCGCACAGTAG
- a CDS encoding right-handed parallel beta-helix repeat-containing protein codes for MKKHILSYGLAAITLTSSLGQAGTFHVAPDGDDAYPGTKAKPFASLERARTAARQSKKSTVVLAEGTYRRTKTFELNEKDSGTTYRAEEGAEVRITGSIDVPSRVVKPVSSPAILKRLLPEVSDKVLEIDLHAYGIKDFGEVGPRGFRRPYIPAPLELIVNDQPLAIAQWPNPGKPGVRIGKVLDRGSITRNGEKPVRGGVFQFDTDRPARWAKAKDIWITGLFQNGYADNTVKVKSIDMDKKTLTTVHPHMYGFSSGRSWNRWTAMNLIEEIDLPGEFCADEASGKIYFLPPAGLEMGKAKLTITMLKDPMVAIEGASEVVFEGMIFENARGMGVYIERGANNRIQACTLRNFGMVAVCIGKGVSPDPDYRHAFTGKPVSRELGSWHEHIYDNILFEREAGTGHGVVSCDIYNIGEGAISLGGGDRKTLTPAGNFVKNCDISHFNRWDRTYRGAVNIDGVGNRIAHCKIHQAPALAIYLHGNDHIIEYNDIHHVMMEGDDMGAFYMGRDPTERGNIIRYNYWHHLAPAHMTWCLYFDDSGGDSSQVIGNVFYRAGNRSSVFVAGGSDFKVENNLFINCRKAIEPQRFRGRCAPIFKERMAEVNYNKGVWAERYPGFVDYWEKPRPHNNSFKNNWITNDQDERFVNPSGGDFTLKSGADNGVAEWKPIPFGKIGLYVGDGRTSLPFGKPTIQTNTLIFEDELEVKLDVPKNAEGLVYTLDGSEPDASSKRYTKPIRLTKTSTLTVRAVGAGEHPVLSPSVSQTYTKISRENLVAKINFQPSDKAAPDGWLSDDGSVYKKHGKGIAYGWSKDNRKAARRRGKVANDLTDTLVHFAAGNQWQMELENGKYQVVVCLGDSEFHSNKAVLAIGAKQVVKGEHLQAKQFRLLAFEVEVKDGKLTLSSDASTHGPDLTRMNYILVEKM; via the coding sequence ATGAAGAAACATATCCTTAGCTATGGCCTGGCGGCTATAACGTTGACGAGTTCTCTTGGCCAAGCAGGGACATTCCATGTAGCTCCAGATGGTGACGACGCCTATCCGGGAACCAAAGCCAAGCCGTTTGCCTCCCTTGAACGGGCTCGTACGGCCGCCCGGCAGTCAAAAAAATCGACGGTTGTTCTTGCTGAAGGAACCTATCGCCGGACGAAGACCTTTGAATTAAATGAAAAAGATTCCGGGACGACTTACCGTGCAGAGGAGGGGGCCGAAGTCAGGATTACAGGGAGTATTGATGTGCCGTCCCGTGTGGTGAAGCCTGTTTCCAGTCCGGCGATCCTTAAGCGATTGCTGCCAGAGGTGAGTGACAAGGTGCTGGAGATTGATTTACACGCGTATGGAATCAAAGATTTTGGTGAGGTGGGGCCACGAGGTTTTCGTCGACCCTATATTCCGGCACCACTGGAACTGATTGTCAACGATCAGCCATTGGCCATTGCCCAGTGGCCGAACCCAGGCAAGCCGGGAGTGCGTATTGGTAAGGTGTTGGATCGGGGTTCGATCACTCGTAACGGAGAAAAACCGGTTCGAGGCGGAGTTTTTCAATTCGATACCGATCGTCCCGCGCGCTGGGCCAAGGCCAAGGATATTTGGATCACCGGACTTTTTCAAAATGGGTATGCCGATAATACGGTCAAGGTGAAGTCCATTGACATGGATAAGAAGACTCTCACTACCGTCCACCCACATATGTATGGCTTTTCCTCAGGCAGGTCGTGGAACCGCTGGACCGCCATGAATTTGATCGAAGAGATTGATCTTCCCGGTGAGTTTTGCGCCGATGAGGCATCAGGTAAAATATACTTCCTGCCGCCTGCGGGTCTGGAGATGGGCAAAGCCAAGTTGACGATCACGATGCTGAAAGATCCCATGGTGGCCATCGAAGGCGCAAGCGAAGTGGTGTTTGAGGGAATGATCTTTGAAAATGCCAGGGGGATGGGGGTTTATATTGAGCGGGGAGCTAACAACCGGATTCAAGCTTGTACACTGCGTAACTTCGGCATGGTTGCTGTCTGCATCGGTAAGGGGGTTTCTCCGGATCCGGATTACCGTCACGCATTTACCGGAAAACCCGTTTCTCGTGAACTCGGGTCTTGGCATGAACATATTTACGATAACATTCTCTTCGAGCGTGAGGCCGGAACAGGTCACGGAGTCGTGAGTTGTGATATCTACAATATTGGTGAGGGGGCGATATCATTGGGCGGCGGTGATCGAAAAACGCTCACTCCAGCAGGTAATTTTGTGAAGAATTGCGATATCAGTCATTTCAACCGCTGGGATCGGACTTACCGAGGAGCGGTGAATATCGATGGCGTGGGTAACCGGATTGCTCATTGTAAAATCCACCAGGCCCCAGCACTCGCGATTTATTTGCATGGCAACGATCACATCATTGAATACAACGACATTCACCATGTCATGATGGAGGGAGATGATATGGGGGCCTTCTACATGGGGCGTGACCCGACTGAACGAGGTAACATCATTCGTTATAATTATTGGCATCATCTTGCTCCGGCGCATATGACCTGGTGTCTGTATTTTGATGATTCTGGAGGAGACTCCAGCCAGGTGATTGGCAATGTATTTTATCGTGCAGGTAACCGCAGCAGTGTCTTCGTTGCTGGTGGCAGTGATTTTAAGGTGGAGAACAACCTGTTCATCAACTGCCGCAAGGCGATCGAGCCACAGAGGTTCCGTGGGCGCTGCGCTCCCATTTTCAAGGAGCGTATGGCTGAGGTTAACTATAATAAGGGGGTGTGGGCAGAACGCTACCCCGGGTTTGTCGACTACTGGGAGAAGCCAAGACCCCATAATAATTCCTTTAAGAATAATTGGATCACCAACGATCAGGACGAACGCTTCGTTAATCCAAGCGGTGGCGACTTCACGCTCAAGTCCGGTGCTGATAACGGAGTGGCCGAGTGGAAACCCATTCCGTTTGGCAAGATCGGATTGTATGTAGGAGACGGCAGGACATCACTGCCCTTTGGTAAGCCAACGATTCAGACTAACACCCTTATCTTTGAAGATGAGCTGGAAGTAAAACTGGATGTGCCGAAAAATGCAGAGGGCCTTGTCTACACTTTGGACGGAAGTGAGCCTGACGCATCTTCGAAGCGATACACCAAGCCAATCCGCTTGACCAAAACAAGCACTCTAACGGTCAGAGCCGTCGGGGCGGGTGAACACCCGGTGCTTAGCCCCTCAGTAAGCCAAACCTATACAAAAATCAGTCGGGAGAACTTAGTCGCAAAGATTAACTTTCAGCCTTCGGATAAGGCAGCGCCTGACGGCTGGCTGAGCGATGATGGGTCCGTATACAAAAAGCATGGCAAGGGGATCGCTTACGGTTGGAGCAAAGACAATCGTAAGGCCGCCCGCCGTCGTGGCAAGGTGGCCAATGATCTTACCGACACCTTGGTGCATTTTGCAGCCGGCAACCAATGGCAAATGGAATTGGAGAACGGGAAATACCAAGTGGTGGTGTGTTTGGGTGATTCAGAATTTCATTCGAACAAAGCCGTTTTGGCCATCGGTGCAAAGCAGGTTGTGAAAGGTGAGCATCTTCAAGCCAAGCAGTTTCGACTGTTGGCTTTCGAGGTGGAGGTCAAGGATGGCAAGTTGACGTTGTCTTCGGACGCCAGTACGCATGGACCTGACTTGACCCGTATGAACTATATCCTGGTTGAGAAGATGTAG